A single genomic interval of Aureliella helgolandensis harbors:
- a CDS encoding tetratricopeptide repeat protein yields the protein MRDLLKPTEAYLQQFVEQHDKLALIFRSPASDALAILKVIEGLEDPNPSDFFWIFNDPFVDATSYASSLVKGFASKHGMVQVLQDQEQMDRWPDMPAAVLSEGTPPMSRIRELAAYSRELLPVPLGGNNVWVFYPLHIADHIGYATFVQGVLEHEFPNPWCHHLRFMAREDPEAPLLSQALGAAPSVDFHEPDLSPQAVERSLEREVEDDSQPIEVRLNSLLVLAATDMAHGRFERSLERHAQILKYHAAVGNHTMAAVALNGMGEVYERMEDHDRANQAFQAALIPASHGEHPPWQVFQNVSMNLANLRMKQGNFEQSGEYWDVVQKVSTVTRNPDLKLRALDQMGYCLYRSQKVEDAERIWRDGATLALKLENKDLGATLLERRRALYVELGQTAKEQEVSQQLSALKS from the coding sequence ATGCGTGACCTACTCAAGCCGACTGAAGCCTATCTACAGCAGTTTGTCGAGCAACACGACAAACTAGCGTTAATCTTCCGATCGCCAGCTAGTGATGCGTTGGCAATCCTCAAGGTCATCGAAGGTTTGGAAGACCCGAATCCATCTGATTTCTTTTGGATCTTCAACGATCCCTTTGTGGATGCCACTTCCTATGCCAGCAGTTTGGTGAAAGGCTTTGCCAGCAAGCATGGCATGGTCCAAGTGCTTCAGGATCAAGAGCAGATGGACCGTTGGCCAGACATGCCAGCAGCGGTGCTGTCTGAAGGCACGCCTCCGATGAGCCGTATTCGGGAGTTAGCGGCCTACTCACGCGAATTGCTGCCAGTTCCCTTAGGCGGCAACAACGTGTGGGTGTTTTATCCCTTGCATATCGCTGACCACATCGGTTACGCAACGTTTGTCCAAGGTGTGCTCGAGCATGAGTTTCCCAATCCATGGTGCCATCACCTGCGTTTCATGGCTCGCGAAGACCCTGAGGCTCCGCTGCTGAGTCAAGCCTTGGGGGCCGCTCCCAGTGTCGACTTCCATGAACCCGACCTTAGTCCTCAGGCGGTCGAACGTAGTCTTGAACGCGAAGTGGAAGACGATAGCCAGCCGATCGAAGTTCGGCTCAATTCACTCCTGGTGCTGGCGGCGACCGATATGGCGCACGGTCGCTTCGAACGATCGCTTGAGAGACATGCGCAAATTCTCAAATACCATGCGGCCGTCGGCAACCACACAATGGCAGCCGTCGCGCTCAACGGGATGGGAGAGGTCTACGAGCGTATGGAAGATCACGACCGAGCCAACCAAGCCTTTCAGGCAGCGCTCATTCCAGCCAGTCATGGCGAACATCCGCCTTGGCAAGTGTTTCAAAACGTCTCGATGAACTTGGCCAACCTACGTATGAAACAGGGCAATTTCGAGCAGTCGGGAGAGTATTGGGATGTGGTGCAGAAAGTCTCGACGGTCACTCGCAATCCCGATTTGAAGCTCCGTGCACTCGATCAAATGGGCTACTGTCTCTACCGTTCGCAGAAGGTCGAGGACGCCGAGCGGATATGGCGCGACGGCGCAACGCTGGCTCTGAAACTTGAAAATAAGGACCTAGGCGCCACGCTGTTAGAGCGTCGACGCGCGCTATACGTCGAGTTGGGGCAGACAGCCAAGGAACAAGAAGTATCGCAACAATTATCTGCACTGAAAAGTTAA
- a CDS encoding PAAR domain-containing protein: MGNILLAIEQKLDGVTGDQTSSIDRMANTPNEVLGVATRYAESVGKASEAWGKIGDPGPNGNPPTTGETAARTIRAAQQTAAVALGVASLGTDMLDVGFANLTAPLAAICPSMPAATLMGMYIGTPHCHPTHPPSGPPPIPPTPLPSIGMVTLGMSVKVLINNLPAARAGDIGLAPSCCGIPPAWFKIKTGSSNVFIGGARAARTTDICQACKNIPDPPVASAFANAMQVAGIAVGAMGMAADVAEAAVEDQAAMAAAKAMSAAMAAAQMAADAAKMAVEATMWKDPTMPPTGSMGAITLPSSSGTVLIGGFPMISVMDLAKAIMNRLKRFKAKSNDDDGAGTGAC; the protein is encoded by the coding sequence GTGGGTAATATCCTCTTGGCCATCGAGCAGAAGCTGGACGGCGTGACCGGCGATCAGACATCGTCGATCGATCGCATGGCCAATACGCCCAACGAAGTTCTGGGAGTTGCCACCCGGTATGCCGAGTCGGTTGGAAAAGCTAGCGAAGCCTGGGGAAAGATCGGCGATCCGGGCCCCAACGGAAATCCCCCTACCACTGGAGAGACGGCGGCACGTACCATCCGCGCTGCTCAACAAACGGCAGCAGTTGCCTTGGGCGTTGCGAGTTTGGGAACTGACATGTTAGATGTTGGTTTTGCTAACTTGACGGCACCCTTGGCTGCGATCTGTCCCAGTATGCCCGCCGCGACGCTGATGGGAATGTACATTGGGACGCCCCACTGCCATCCCACACACCCACCGAGCGGTCCACCGCCCATTCCTCCCACACCTCTACCAAGTATTGGGATGGTGACACTTGGAATGAGTGTAAAAGTTTTGATCAACAACCTGCCTGCAGCTCGCGCTGGGGATATTGGTTTGGCGCCCAGTTGCTGTGGCATTCCCCCAGCGTGGTTCAAAATCAAGACTGGCTCGTCCAACGTCTTCATCGGCGGCGCTCGGGCTGCGCGGACGACCGATATTTGTCAGGCTTGCAAGAACATTCCAGATCCCCCAGTGGCCTCCGCTTTCGCCAATGCCATGCAAGTCGCTGGTATTGCAGTTGGGGCCATGGGGATGGCCGCCGATGTAGCCGAAGCGGCCGTCGAAGACCAAGCCGCCATGGCGGCGGCCAAGGCAATGTCAGCGGCCATGGCGGCGGCGCAGATGGCCGCCGATGCCGCCAAAATGGCGGTTGAGGCCACCATGTGGAAGGACCCCACCATGCCACCGACCGGTAGCATGGGTGCCATTACTTTGCCCAGCAGCAGTGGGACGGTGCTCATCGGTGGCTTCCCTATGATTAGTGTCATGGACCTAGCCAAGGCCATCATGAACCGATTAAAGCGTTTTAAAGCCAAGTCGAACGACGATGACGGAGCTGGAACGGGGGCCTGTTAA